One genomic segment of Methanothermobacter wolfeii includes these proteins:
- a CDS encoding hydroxymethylglutaryl-CoA synthase codes for MAGIVGYGVYVPSYRIKVEEIARVWGDDPQAISRGLVVQEKSVPGPDEDTATIAVEAARYAVKRSKIDPSKIGAVYVGSESHPYAVKPTATIVAEAIEATPQMTAADLEFACKAGTAGIQACMGLVDSDMVEYGLAVGADTAQGAPGDALEYTASAGGAAYVIGKEDTLAEITDTYSFTTDTPDFYRREGMPYPRHGGRFTGEPAYFKHVLGAARGMLEKSGMSASDFDYAVFHQPNGKFYLKAAKKLGFESEQVKPGLLTPVIGNTYSGATPIGLAATLDVASPGDRILAVSYGSGAGSDAFIIEVTDGIEEKRELAPSVSEVIEEKRYVDYAVYAKFKGKLRMA; via the coding sequence ATGGCTGGAATCGTTGGATATGGAGTTTACGTTCCATCATACAGAATAAAGGTTGAAGAAATCGCCAGGGTCTGGGGAGATGACCCCCAGGCCATATCAAGGGGGCTTGTGGTGCAGGAAAAATCCGTGCCTGGCCCGGATGAAGACACCGCCACAATAGCAGTTGAAGCTGCAAGATATGCTGTTAAAAGAAGTAAGATAGACCCATCAAAGATCGGGGCTGTCTACGTGGGTTCAGAGTCCCACCCCTACGCAGTTAAACCAACAGCAACAATCGTTGCAGAGGCTATTGAAGCAACACCACAGATGACGGCTGCGGACCTTGAGTTCGCATGTAAAGCAGGCACCGCGGGTATACAGGCATGTATGGGACTTGTAGACTCAGATATGGTTGAGTATGGTCTTGCGGTTGGTGCGGACACGGCCCAGGGAGCTCCAGGCGATGCCCTTGAATACACGGCATCAGCAGGTGGAGCAGCCTACGTTATCGGAAAGGAAGACACCCTTGCAGAGATAACAGATACATACAGCTTCACAACAGACACACCAGACTTTTACAGGAGGGAGGGCATGCCCTACCCCAGGCATGGAGGAAGGTTCACAGGGGAACCGGCCTACTTCAAACACGTCCTTGGAGCTGCCAGGGGCATGCTGGAGAAAAGTGGGATGAGCGCATCAGACTTTGATTATGCTGTTTTCCACCAGCCAAACGGTAAATTCTACCTCAAGGCTGCGAAGAAGCTTGGATTTGAAAGCGAGCAGGTAAAACCGGGTCTCCTCACACCCGTGATAGGTAACACCTACTCAGGTGCAACACCAATCGGACTTGCAGCAACCCTTGACGTGGCATCCCCGGGTGACAGGATACTTGCAGTATCCTATGGTTCAGGGGCTGGAAGCGACGCCTTCATCATCGAGGTGACCGATGGAATTGAGGAGAAGCGTGAACTGGCGCCCTCTGTAAGTGAGGTTATTGAAGAGAAGAGGTATGTTGATTATGCAGTTTATGCCAAGTTCAAGGGCAAACTCAGGATGGCTTAA
- a CDS encoding thiolase domain-containing protein, with the protein MRDVAVIGVSQTKFGELWDVSFRDMITEAGLGAIEDAGIEGADLEAMYVGNMSAGLFIKQEHISSLIADHAGLTPIPSTRVEAACASGGLALRSGVMAVASGYHDIVIAAGVEKMTDVVDPTPAIATASDQEWEAQQGVTFPSLYAMMARRHMYEYGTTREQLAMVSVINHENASKNPRAQFPMKVTLEQVMSSTMVADPLRLLDCSPISDGAAAVILCPAEMAREYTDTPVYVKASAQASGTIALHDRRDITRIDATVHAARRAFKMADLTPGDIDLVEVHDCFSINGILAVEDLGFVEKGEGGRAFEEGMTRIDGDIPVNPSGGLKARGHPLGATGIAQAAEVVWQLRGEAGERQVEGAEVGMTHNIGGTGGTAAVHIFTR; encoded by the coding sequence ATGAGGGATGTAGCAGTTATTGGAGTTTCACAGACAAAATTTGGAGAACTCTGGGATGTTTCCTTCAGGGACATGATAACAGAGGCCGGCCTCGGAGCAATCGAGGACGCCGGCATTGAGGGTGCTGACCTTGAGGCCATGTACGTGGGTAACATGTCAGCCGGCCTCTTCATCAAACAGGAACACATCTCCTCACTCATCGCTGACCATGCAGGTCTCACACCCATACCCTCAACAAGGGTTGAGGCTGCGTGTGCCTCAGGGGGCCTTGCACTCAGGAGCGGTGTGATGGCCGTTGCCTCAGGGTACCATGATATAGTGATAGCTGCAGGTGTGGAGAAGATGACCGATGTCGTTGACCCCACCCCGGCAATCGCAACAGCCTCTGACCAGGAATGGGAGGCCCAGCAGGGTGTCACCTTCCCTTCACTGTATGCCATGATGGCAAGGAGGCACATGTACGAGTACGGTACAACCAGGGAACAGCTTGCCATGGTATCGGTTATAAACCATGAGAACGCCTCAAAGAACCCCAGGGCGCAGTTCCCCATGAAGGTCACCCTTGAACAGGTTATGAGTTCAACCATGGTTGCGGATCCCCTGAGACTGCTTGACTGTTCACCCATATCTGATGGTGCCGCAGCCGTCATACTCTGCCCTGCTGAGATGGCGAGGGAGTACACGGACACCCCCGTCTATGTTAAGGCCTCTGCACAAGCTTCAGGTACAATTGCACTCCACGACCGCAGGGACATAACAAGGATAGATGCAACGGTTCATGCTGCCCGCAGGGCGTTTAAAATGGCTGATCTAACACCAGGAGACATTGACCTTGTGGAGGTCCATGACTGTTTCAGTATAAACGGTATACTTGCAGTTGAGGATCTGGGCTTTGTTGAGAAGGGTGAAGGTGGAAGGGCCTTTGAAGAGGGCATGACACGGATTGACGGTGACATACCCGTGAACCCATCAGGGGGCCTTAAGGCACGTGGACACCCCCTCGGAGCTACAGGGATAGCCCAGGCAGCAGAGGTGGTCTGGCAGCTCCGTGGTGAAGCCGGTGAAAGACAGGTTGAGGGTGCTGAGGTTGGTATGACCCACAACATTGGTGGAACCGGTGGAACCGCAGCGGTTCACATATTCACAAGGTGA
- the thsA gene encoding thermosome subunit alpha, which produces MAQEQQPILVLPEGTSRYLGRDAQRMNILAGKILAETVRTTLGPRGMDKMLVDSLGDIVVTNDGVTILKEMDIEHPAAKMLVEVAKTQEDEVGDGTTTAVIIAGELLKKAENLLEMEIHPTIIAMGYRQAAEKAKEILNTIAIDASDRDTLIKVAMTAMTGKGTEKAREPLAELIVDAVKQVEEDGEVEKDHIKIEKKEGAAVDDSTLVQGVIIDKERVHPGMPKKVENAKIALLNCPIEVKETEVDAEIRITDPSQMQAFIEQEEQMIRDMVDKIVSTGANVLFCQKGIDDLAQHYLAKAGVLAVRRVKKSDMEKLSKATGASIVTNIEDLSEEDIGEAGVVSEKKISGEEMIFVEECKEPKAVTILVRGSTEHVVSEVERAIEDAIGVVAATVEDGKVVAGGGAPEIEIAKRLKDYADAISGREQLAVSAFAEALEIVPKTLAENAGLDSIDALVDLRAAHETSPYMGLDVFEGDIVDMNKAGVIEPHRVKKQAIQSAAEAAEMILRIDDVIAASSSGSSDEDMDEMGGMGGMPPM; this is translated from the coding sequence ATGGCACAGGAACAGCAGCCAATTCTTGTACTACCCGAAGGTACAAGCAGGTACCTTGGAAGAGACGCACAGAGGATGAACATACTTGCAGGTAAAATCCTTGCAGAAACAGTAAGGACAACCCTTGGACCAAGGGGTATGGACAAGATGCTGGTTGACTCCCTTGGGGACATCGTCGTAACAAACGATGGTGTTACAATACTCAAGGAGATGGACATCGAGCACCCTGCAGCAAAGATGCTGGTGGAGGTCGCCAAGACCCAGGAAGACGAGGTGGGTGACGGGACAACCACAGCAGTCATAATAGCCGGGGAACTACTCAAGAAGGCAGAAAACCTCCTTGAAATGGAGATCCACCCAACAATCATTGCAATGGGTTACAGGCAGGCCGCTGAAAAGGCCAAGGAAATACTCAACACAATTGCAATTGACGCAAGTGACAGGGACACACTCATAAAGGTCGCAATGACCGCAATGACAGGAAAGGGTACAGAAAAGGCAAGGGAACCACTTGCAGAACTCATAGTTGACGCTGTAAAACAGGTTGAGGAAGACGGCGAAGTTGAGAAGGATCACATAAAGATAGAGAAGAAAGAAGGCGCAGCCGTAGACGACTCAACCCTTGTACAGGGTGTAATAATAGACAAGGAAAGGGTACACCCAGGAATGCCTAAGAAGGTTGAAAATGCAAAAATAGCCCTCCTGAACTGTCCAATAGAGGTTAAAGAGACAGAAGTTGACGCTGAAATCAGGATAACAGACCCATCACAGATGCAGGCCTTCATTGAACAGGAAGAACAGATGATCCGTGACATGGTTGACAAGATAGTCAGCACCGGTGCCAACGTCCTCTTCTGCCAGAAGGGTATCGATGACCTTGCACAGCACTACCTTGCAAAGGCAGGCGTCCTTGCTGTGAGAAGGGTTAAAAAGTCTGACATGGAGAAACTATCCAAGGCAACAGGTGCAAGCATCGTTACAAACATTGAAGACCTTAGCGAAGAAGACATCGGTGAAGCAGGAGTGGTCTCAGAGAAGAAGATCTCAGGCGAAGAGATGATCTTTGTTGAGGAATGCAAGGAACCAAAGGCAGTCACAATACTTGTCAGGGGTTCAACCGAACACGTTGTAAGCGAAGTTGAAAGGGCCATTGAAGACGCTATAGGTGTCGTGGCTGCAACAGTTGAAGATGGTAAGGTTGTAGCAGGTGGTGGAGCACCAGAAATAGAGATAGCCAAGAGGCTCAAGGACTACGCTGATGCAATAAGTGGAAGGGAGCAGCTGGCAGTTTCAGCCTTTGCTGAAGCCCTTGAAATCGTTCCAAAGACCCTGGCAGAAAACGCAGGTCTTGACAGCATCGATGCACTGGTTGACCTCAGGGCAGCCCACGAAACCTCACCATACATGGGACTCGATGTCTTTGAGGGTGACATCGTTGACATGAACAAGGCAGGGGTCATTGAGCCACACAGGGTCAAGAAACAGGCAATACAGTCTGCAGCTGAAGCAGCTGAAATGATCCTGCGTATAGATGACGTTATAGCCGCATCATCCTCAGGTTCCTCTGATGAGGACATGGATGAAATGGGCGGCATGGGCGGAATGCCTCCAATGTAA
- a CDS encoding transglutaminase domain-containing protein, translating to MLKKTTKACLPVILIILILLEGACAVENGSEVLNSSEILEASVRVTSFMEKNQRLPETITVRNSTLDPASYTYALSRALTGSATVKVISPGTPPLNIRRISGTFTRSKCLEIASKLRDFTATHNRCPSTISYNGGTVDFYNTVYLLSKTGAWKYSKGGMPGKVNIKTPIPRVAYRLDSNTVDLRIKSITLKLKRTRKVMDATLRKMKLTGNRNTLLRLQARYRSLNSTFTSLQKQLRYYRDLKNSPWYVPASLRVYLKTTAHCSVTDPNIVYLARELSENTTYATGDSIFRWVRDSIDYSFYYRTRYGATGTLKYRTGNCVDQAHLLVALARTSGIPARYVRGYCKFISGNWYSHVWVQIWIRGRGWVTADTTHTINTLGCVRNWDRNASKVKETLREYSL from the coding sequence ATGCTAAAAAAGACCACAAAAGCATGCCTTCCTGTGATCCTGATTATATTAATCCTCCTGGAAGGTGCATGTGCCGTTGAAAACGGTTCAGAAGTTTTAAACAGCTCCGAAATTCTCGAAGCCAGCGTCAGAGTCACCTCTTTTATGGAGAAAAATCAGAGACTCCCTGAAACCATAACCGTCCGTAACAGTACCCTTGACCCTGCATCCTACACCTATGCCCTCAGCAGGGCACTTACCGGATCAGCTACCGTGAAGGTGATCTCTCCGGGTACGCCTCCACTTAACATCAGGCGCATCTCAGGGACATTTACACGCAGCAAGTGCCTTGAGATAGCCTCCAAACTCCGTGACTTCACAGCAACCCATAACAGGTGCCCCTCAACCATAAGCTACAATGGTGGAACAGTTGACTTCTACAACACTGTATACCTCCTCTCAAAGACCGGTGCATGGAAGTACAGTAAGGGTGGAATGCCAGGGAAGGTTAACATCAAAACCCCTATCCCCAGGGTTGCATACCGCCTGGACTCAAACACCGTTGACCTCAGGATAAAGAGCATCACACTGAAACTTAAAAGAACCAGGAAAGTGATGGATGCAACCCTCAGGAAAATGAAGCTCACAGGGAACAGGAACACTCTTCTCAGGCTGCAGGCAAGGTACAGGTCCCTCAACAGCACCTTCACATCACTCCAGAAACAGCTCAGGTATTACAGGGACCTTAAAAATTCACCATGGTACGTTCCAGCCAGCCTCAGGGTGTACCTCAAAACCACAGCCCACTGCAGTGTCACCGACCCCAACATCGTTTACCTTGCACGTGAACTCTCAGAGAACACAACATACGCCACCGGGGACAGTATATTCAGATGGGTGCGTGACAGCATTGACTACTCATTCTACTACAGGACACGTTACGGTGCCACAGGCACACTGAAATACAGGACCGGGAACTGTGTCGACCAGGCACACCTTCTGGTGGCCCTTGCAAGGACCAGCGGTATACCCGCACGTTACGTGCGCGGTTACTGTAAGTTCATAAGCGGAAACTGGTACTCCCATGTATGGGTCCAGATATGGATACGTGGACGTGGATGGGTGACAGCAGACACAACACATACAATAAATACCCTTGGCTGTGTAAGGAACTGGGACCGGAACGCTTCAAAGGTGAAAGAAACCCTCCGCGAGTACAGCCTCTGA
- a CDS encoding cyclase family protein: MKFIDLTHRFEDGMPVFPGDPHVRILETRNDYILSRIEAGMHAGTHIDAPRHAGYPGTVETISLERLTGTGFLTSPEGIKSHVPGGIAVVRTGWSSRWGSEDYFINYPFLSMEIADELLDADVKGVCMEGPSVDRHGEMEIHRKLLKNGVWIVENIKNTELLPERFRLFAVPLAAAAEASPARVFAVLE, from the coding sequence ATGAAGTTCATAGACCTCACCCACCGGTTTGAGGATGGGATGCCCGTATTTCCAGGCGACCCCCATGTCAGGATACTTGAAACCCGGAATGATTACATCCTTAGCAGGATTGAAGCGGGAATGCACGCAGGCACACATATAGATGCCCCCAGGCATGCAGGATACCCCGGGACAGTTGAAACAATAAGCCTTGAGAGGCTCACAGGAACAGGTTTTCTGACATCCCCTGAGGGGATCAAAAGTCATGTCCCGGGGGGTATTGCCGTGGTCAGGACCGGCTGGAGCTCGAGATGGGGATCAGAAGACTACTTCATCAACTACCCCTTCCTGAGCATGGAAATTGCAGATGAACTTCTGGATGCTGATGTGAAGGGGGTCTGCATGGAGGGGCCCAGTGTTGACAGGCATGGCGAGATGGAGATACACAGGAAACTCCTTAAAAATGGTGTGTGGATAGTTGAAAACATAAAAAACACGGAGCTTCTCCCTGAAAGGTTCAGGTTGTTTGCTGTCCCCCTTGCCGCCGCGGCTGAAGCATCCCCTGCACGTGTATTCGCAGTGCTGGAATAA
- a CDS encoding phosphatase PAP2 family protein, whose product MPVITFAGTQIFWVILCSLIYLFGDHEAKEAAFMAIVALMIGFLLSELLKVMIARPRPYEVMEWIRYSGAAGGYSMPSGHTVAAFGGFLSLSFKLGRTALFIAAASLVGISRLYLGVHYPSDVAAGALIGILCSFIALRINERVKCFGLCRFEMLK is encoded by the coding sequence ATGCCGGTTATAACCTTTGCAGGCACACAGATCTTCTGGGTGATTTTATGTTCACTCATCTACCTCTTCGGCGACCATGAGGCAAAGGAAGCGGCATTCATGGCCATAGTAGCCCTCATGATAGGATTCCTTTTGAGTGAACTCCTCAAAGTGATGATTGCAAGGCCAAGGCCCTATGAGGTTATGGAATGGATAAGGTACTCCGGGGCTGCCGGCGGATACTCGATGCCATCCGGGCACACCGTTGCCGCCTTTGGAGGGTTCCTTTCACTCTCATTTAAACTTGGGAGGACGGCACTTTTCATTGCAGCAGCATCCCTTGTTGGCATCTCAAGGTTGTACCTTGGTGTTCACTACCCAAGTGATGTGGCTGCAGGTGCACTCATTGGAATTCTGTGTTCATTTATAGCCCTCCGGATAAATGAGAGGGTTAAATGTTTTGGTCTGTGCCGTTTTGAGATGTTGAAATGA
- the asd gene encoding aspartate-semialdehyde dehydrogenase: MVNVGVLGATGMVGQRFIEMLENHPEFELTTLAASSRSAGKPYSEAANWYLDSEMPESVRDIEVVETDPSSVGDVEILFSALPADIARKVEPRFAEKYIVASNASAMRMEPDVPLVIPEVNPEFLDLIELQQKKRGWDGFIVTNPNCSTIALTLTLKPIYDNYSIRRVYVSTMQAVSGAGYSGVPSMAILDNLVPFIGGEEEKMETETLHLLGELDEGVVKPAGFGVSASCHRVPVVDGHTEAVFIELEDEFELKDVREAMETFQGLPQKLGLYSAPEKPVVVMDEENRPQPRMDRDRDGGMAVTVGRLREDAAFENSLRYVLVGHNTIRGAAGASILNAELIKEIIL, from the coding sequence ATGGTTAATGTGGGTGTTTTAGGAGCTACAGGGATGGTTGGGCAGCGCTTTATTGAGATGCTTGAGAACCATCCGGAATTTGAACTCACCACACTGGCTGCATCGTCAAGGTCCGCAGGGAAACCCTACAGTGAAGCTGCAAACTGGTACCTTGACAGTGAGATGCCAGAATCTGTAAGGGACATTGAGGTCGTCGAGACCGACCCATCAAGTGTGGGTGATGTTGAAATACTCTTCTCAGCCCTACCTGCAGACATTGCAAGGAAGGTCGAACCCAGATTCGCAGAAAAGTATATCGTGGCATCCAATGCAAGTGCCATGAGGATGGAACCCGACGTGCCCCTTGTGATACCCGAGGTGAACCCGGAGTTCCTAGACCTCATCGAACTGCAGCAGAAAAAGAGGGGATGGGATGGATTCATAGTCACGAATCCCAACTGCTCAACCATAGCCCTCACACTGACACTCAAACCCATCTATGATAACTACAGTATCAGGAGGGTCTATGTGTCCACCATGCAGGCAGTTTCAGGGGCAGGATACAGCGGGGTGCCGTCAATGGCGATACTGGACAACCTCGTGCCCTTCATAGGTGGTGAGGAGGAGAAGATGGAAACAGAAACCCTCCACCTCCTGGGTGAACTGGATGAGGGTGTTGTAAAGCCCGCAGGCTTCGGTGTCAGCGCATCCTGTCACCGCGTCCCTGTTGTTGACGGGCACACGGAGGCAGTCTTCATAGAACTTGAGGATGAATTTGAACTTAAGGATGTCAGGGAGGCAATGGAGACGTTCCAGGGCCTTCCACAGAAACTTGGGCTCTACTCAGCCCCTGAAAAACCTGTAGTGGTGATGGATGAGGAGAACAGGCCCCAGCCAAGGATGGACCGGGACCGGGATGGTGGAATGGCTGTCACGGTGGGAAGACTCCGTGAGGACGCTGCATTTGAGAACAGCTTAAGGTACGTTCTTGTGGGTCACAACACTATCAGGGGTGCTGCAGGAGCATCCATACTCAACGCCGAGCTCATAAAGGAGATAATACTCTGA
- the dapB gene encoding 4-hydroxy-tetrahydrodipicolinate reductase, with amino-acid sequence MIRVAVTGACGRMGSGIIGRVLEQDDMELVAAIEAPGTPLSGRDVGELTGRGPVGVMVTEASALKDTLAETEPDVLVDFTIATAAVETIKTAAEAGVNLVVGTTGFSDEQMKIIEDCIKRNRVKAVISPNMAVGVNVFFKVLRDLAPVLSDYDVEIIEAHHRHKKDAPSGTAVRALEVIAESRGVSPEVAVHGRNGLVGERTDDEIGVHAVRGGDIVGDHIVLFAGDGERLEIVHRAHSRQAFISGVMRAIRFIESAEPGCIVDMGDVLGIN; translated from the coding sequence ATGATCAGGGTAGCTGTTACCGGGGCCTGTGGACGCATGGGCTCAGGGATAATAGGAAGAGTACTTGAACAGGACGACATGGAACTTGTGGCGGCCATTGAGGCACCAGGGACACCCCTCAGTGGAAGGGACGTGGGTGAGCTCACAGGAAGGGGCCCGGTGGGGGTCATGGTAACCGAAGCATCAGCACTGAAGGACACCCTGGCTGAAACAGAACCCGATGTCCTGGTTGACTTCACAATAGCAACAGCCGCCGTTGAAACAATAAAGACAGCGGCGGAAGCAGGGGTTAACCTTGTCGTGGGGACCACAGGTTTTTCAGATGAGCAGATGAAGATAATAGAGGACTGCATTAAGAGGAACCGTGTGAAGGCCGTTATCTCACCGAACATGGCGGTGGGTGTCAATGTCTTCTTCAAGGTACTCAGGGACCTTGCACCGGTCCTCTCAGACTATGATGTTGAGATAATAGAGGCGCACCACCGCCACAAGAAGGACGCTCCCTCAGGAACAGCTGTACGTGCACTTGAGGTTATTGCAGAGTCAAGGGGTGTAAGCCCCGAGGTTGCCGTACATGGAAGGAATGGCCTTGTCGGTGAGAGGACCGATGATGAGATCGGTGTGCATGCAGTGAGGGGAGGGGACATCGTGGGAGACCACATCGTCCTCTTTGCAGGTGATGGTGAACGCCTTGAGATAGTCCACAGGGCCCACAGCAGACAGGCATTCATAAGTGGAGTTATGAGGGCGATAAGGTTCATTGAAAGCGCAGAACCAGGATGCATAGTCGATATGGGGGATGTGCTTGGCATAAATTGA
- the dapA gene encoding 4-hydroxy-tetrahydrodipicolinate synthase: MKIEGTIVAMVTPFTEDDEVDEAGLRENINYLIENGVDGLLVAGTTGESATITHEEQRKLIDILVDEVNGRVKAIAGAGSNSSREALGLVQYAESAGADAALVITPYYNKPQPHGLISHYTMLEESSDIPLIIYNVPSRTGTDIDVDTVIKLARLDGIIGIKEANPDLDKVSMLRSGLMAEGIRDFTVLSGNDNLTLPMISMGAEGVISVLANVDPARMSRLVNEALSGDFEAAQETHYELYDLMKALFIESNPVPVKEALNMMGRPAGHVRMPLAPLNEASRDKLRMVLEELALI; this comes from the coding sequence ATGAAGATTGAAGGCACGATAGTGGCCATGGTCACACCATTCACGGAAGATGATGAGGTGGATGAGGCCGGCCTGAGGGAGAATATAAATTACCTTATAGAGAACGGGGTGGACGGACTTCTTGTTGCGGGCACAACAGGTGAATCAGCCACAATAACCCATGAAGAACAGAGAAAGTTGATCGACATCCTCGTGGATGAGGTTAACGGCCGTGTTAAGGCAATCGCAGGGGCGGGGAGCAACTCATCCAGGGAGGCCCTGGGACTTGTCCAGTACGCTGAATCAGCAGGTGCAGACGCCGCCCTGGTGATAACACCCTACTATAACAAACCCCAGCCACATGGACTCATATCCCATTACACCATGCTTGAGGAATCCAGCGACATACCACTCATAATCTACAATGTCCCCTCAAGGACCGGGACGGATATAGACGTTGACACGGTGATCAAACTCGCCCGCCTTGACGGGATAATAGGGATAAAGGAGGCGAACCCCGACCTTGACAAGGTATCCATGCTCAGGTCAGGGCTCATGGCCGAGGGGATCAGGGACTTCACGGTGCTCTCAGGCAACGACAACCTCACACTTCCCATGATATCCATGGGGGCGGAGGGCGTTATCTCGGTACTCGCCAATGTTGACCCTGCAAGGATGAGCCGCCTCGTTAACGAAGCCCTTTCAGGCGACTTTGAAGCCGCACAGGAAACCCACTATGAACTCTACGACCTCATGAAGGCACTCTTCATTGAGAGCAACCCGGTACCCGTTAAGGAGGCCCTTAACATGATGGGAAGACCCGCGGGTCATGTGAGGATGCCCCTAGCACCCCTCAACGAGGCCAGCCGCGATAAACTCAGGATGGTCCTTGAGGAACTGGCCCTTATCTAA
- a CDS encoding aspartate kinase: protein MELIVAKFGGTSIGNGRRIKKAARSVVKEYMKGKKVVVVVSAINKTTDELLQIVDEAMEDAVTEKQLAEIVSMGEMTSVRIFSSAIEALGVKSEYIDPFMDEWPIITDSNLLNAKVDFKATEEKSKELLKLLDQGIIPVVCGFLGRDPNGYITTLGRGGSDITAFLLGHCLKADEVIIVSDVGGVMSTDPNKLQGAKKLDKISVEEMRDLATHGAQVLHPHALKYKDPDINAKIIGFEHGDFSAPGTEIIGPSKNKMLRTTTLNPDPISVVAVVGEKILNKPGILAKFTSKLAENDINIIGISTGQNSVTIFVDKKDADEAHRLLHDVVIADDNLSSLSLGRDIAMITISSPDFIDTPGIISDITEPLRDNDLNIVEISSSQTSVVIFVDWNDGKKAYELVRGVLE, encoded by the coding sequence ATGGAGTTAATAGTTGCTAAATTTGGCGGTACATCTATAGGAAATGGCAGAAGAATAAAAAAGGCAGCCCGTTCAGTAGTGAAGGAGTACATGAAGGGTAAGAAGGTCGTTGTCGTTGTATCTGCCATAAACAAGACAACGGATGAACTCCTTCAGATAGTTGACGAGGCAATGGAAGATGCTGTCACAGAAAAGCAGCTGGCTGAAATAGTATCCATGGGCGAAATGACCAGTGTGAGGATATTCTCATCTGCAATAGAGGCCCTCGGGGTTAAATCAGAATACATAGACCCCTTCATGGATGAATGGCCAATAATAACCGACAGCAACCTTTTAAATGCTAAGGTAGATTTTAAGGCGACTGAGGAAAAATCAAAGGAGCTCCTGAAACTCCTTGACCAGGGAATAATACCCGTGGTATGCGGCTTCCTTGGAAGGGACCCCAATGGTTACATAACCACCCTGGGCAGGGGTGGCAGTGACATAACAGCATTCCTCCTTGGCCACTGCCTCAAGGCCGATGAGGTCATAATCGTAAGCGATGTGGGGGGTGTGATGTCCACAGACCCCAACAAGCTTCAGGGTGCAAAGAAGCTGGATAAGATCTCTGTAGAGGAAATGAGGGACCTCGCAACCCATGGGGCTCAGGTCCTCCACCCACACGCCCTCAAATACAAGGACCCAGATATAAATGCAAAGATAATAGGCTTTGAACACGGGGACTTCTCGGCACCGGGGACAGAGATAATCGGACCGTCAAAGAATAAGATGCTCCGGACAACAACCCTCAACCCGGATCCAATATCCGTTGTGGCTGTGGTGGGTGAAAAGATCCTTAACAAGCCAGGCATACTTGCAAAGTTCACCTCAAAGCTTGCAGAGAATGATATAAACATAATAGGCATTTCAACCGGGCAGAACTCAGTCACAATATTTGTTGATAAGAAGGACGCTGACGAGGCACACCGCCTGCTCCATGACGTTGTTATCGCGGATGACAACCTCAGCTCACTCTCACTTGGAAGGGACATTGCAATGATAACAATCTCCAGCCCCGATTTCATTGACACACCCGGCATAATATCGGATATAACAGAACCCCTCCGGGATAACGACCTCAATATAGTTGAAATTTCATCCTCACAGACATCTGTGGTTATATTCGTTGACTGGAATGATGGTAAAAAGGCATATGAACTTGTAAGGGGTGTTCTTGAATGA
- a CDS encoding 30S ribosomal protein S17e: MGNIRTSFVKRLAKELIETYPGRFTADFDENKKLVEEFSTVSTKHLRNKIAGYITRIISQQK; the protein is encoded by the coding sequence ATGGGAAACATAAGAACATCCTTTGTAAAAAGACTGGCCAAAGAACTGATAGAAACTTATCCTGGAAGATTCACAGCTGATTTTGATGAAAACAAGAAACTGGTGGAGGAGTTCTCAACAGTAAGCACAAAACACCTCAGGAACAAAATAGCAGGTTACATTACAAGGATCATCAGCCAGCAGAAATAA
- a CDS encoding chorismate mutase — MDESTAREILKRSREEIDKIDRDILDLIAARISLAGEILEAKRVLGMDILDPERERQIIERTRKIAGENGINEDKLVQLMKILMDLNKNEQKELLRRN; from the coding sequence ATGGATGAGTCCACAGCCAGAGAAATCCTTAAAAGATCCAGAGAGGAAATAGATAAGATAGACAGGGACATCCTGGACCTTATAGCTGCAAGAATATCCCTTGCAGGGGAGATCCTCGAGGCCAAGAGGGTGCTGGGCATGGATATACTGGACCCTGAAAGGGAGCGCCAGATAATAGAGAGGACCCGGAAGATTGCAGGGGAAAATGGAATCAATGAAGATAAACTTGTGCAGTTAATGAAGATTCTGATGGATCTAAATAAAAATGAACAGAAAGAACTGTTAAGGAGGAACTGA